One window of the Bos indicus x Bos taurus breed Angus x Brahman F1 hybrid chromosome 8, Bos_hybrid_MaternalHap_v2.0, whole genome shotgun sequence genome contains the following:
- the LOC113897795 gene encoding interferon alpha-G, producing the protein MAPAWSLLLALLLLSCNAICSLGCHLPHTHSLANRRVLMLLRQLRRVSPSSCLQDRNDFAFPQEALGGSQLQKAQAISVLHEVTQHTFQLFSAEGSAAVWDESLLDKLRAALDQQLTDLQACLRQEEGLRGAPLLKEDSSLAVRKYFHRLTLYLQEKRHSPCAWEVVRAEVMRAFSSSTNLQERFRRKD; encoded by the coding sequence ATGGCCCCAGCCTGGTCCTTActcctggccctgctgctgctcagCTGCAACGCCATCTGCTCTCTGGGTTGCCACCTGCCTCACACCCACAGCCTGGCCAACAGGAGGGTCCTGATGCTCCTGCGACAACTGAGGAgggtctccccttcctcctgcctgcagGACAGAAATGACTTTGCATTCCCCCAGGAGGCGCTGGGCGGCAGCCAGTTGCAGAAGGCTCAAGCCATCTCTGTGCTCCACGAGGTGACCCAGCACACCTTCCAGCTCTTCAGCGCAGAGGGCTCAGCCGCCGTGTGGGATGAGAGCCTCCTGGACAAGCTCCGCGCTGCACTGGATCAGCAGCTCACTGACCTGCAAGCCTgtctgaggcaggaggaggggcttCGAGGGGCTCCCCTGCTCAAGGAGGACTCCAGCCTGGCTGTGAGGAAATACTTCCACAGACTCACTCTCTATCTGCAAGAGAAGAGACACAGCCCTTGTGCCTGGGAGGTTGTCAGAGCAGAAGTCATGAGAGCCTTCTCTTCTTCAACAAACTTGCAGGAGAGATTCAGGAGAAAGGACTGA